Proteins encoded within one genomic window of Lysinibacillus sphaericus:
- the dxs gene encoding 1-deoxy-D-xylulose-5-phosphate synthase, producing the protein MDLNKISSPSFLKNLDKRELEQLAKEIRTFLIEKCSVTGGHIGPNLGVVELTIMLHKMFDSPKDKFLWDVGHQAYVHKILTGRASQFDTLRQFKGLCGFPKLVESEHDEWETGHSSTSLSAAMGMAAARDIKNEKNFVVPIIGDGALTGGMALEALNHIGHAKTNMIVILNDNEMSIAPNVGALHNVLGRLRTAKEYSKAKEELESLINKIPVLGGKLASTAERLKDSLKYLVVSGVFFEELGFKYLGPIDGHDFEALETTLSYAKKVKGPVLVHVITKKGKGYKPAEDDTIGNWHGTGPYKMETGAFVKSETKGPAWSSLIAETVRKIAHEDERIVTITPAMPVGSKLQGIQKDFPKRFFDVGIAEQHAATMAAGLATQKMKPFLAIYSTFLQRAYDQVLHDIARPNLNVFIGIDRAGLVGADGETHQGVFDIAFLRHIPNMTIMMPKDENEGQHMVKTAIDYNGGPIALRYPRGNGIGVPLDEELMALPIGSWEVLREGKDATILTFGTTIPMAMEAAHMLAQQGVEIEVVNARFIKPMDEDMLHRIFTSNKPVLTIEEAVLQGGFGSGVLEFAHDHSYFTAIIDRMGIPDQFIEHGNVDQLLAEIHMTAEDTVARMQVLLQQKQQVGLNK; encoded by the coding sequence GTGGATTTAAACAAGATTTCTAGTCCATCCTTTTTAAAAAACTTAGATAAGAGAGAGCTTGAACAACTTGCAAAAGAAATTCGAACTTTCTTAATTGAAAAATGTTCTGTCACAGGTGGTCATATCGGACCGAACCTGGGTGTTGTGGAGCTGACAATTATGCTTCATAAAATGTTTGACAGTCCAAAAGATAAGTTTTTATGGGATGTTGGCCACCAAGCTTACGTGCATAAAATTTTGACAGGTCGTGCGAGTCAATTTGACACTTTGCGTCAGTTCAAAGGGCTTTGTGGTTTTCCAAAGCTTGTGGAGAGTGAACATGATGAATGGGAAACGGGTCATAGCTCGACATCGTTGTCAGCAGCCATGGGTATGGCAGCAGCACGTGATATTAAAAACGAAAAAAACTTCGTCGTACCGATTATTGGGGACGGAGCTTTAACTGGCGGTATGGCGCTTGAGGCATTAAATCATATAGGGCATGCAAAAACTAATATGATTGTCATCTTAAATGACAACGAAATGTCCATAGCACCGAATGTTGGCGCATTACACAACGTATTAGGTCGCTTACGAACTGCCAAAGAATACTCAAAAGCCAAAGAAGAATTAGAATCGTTAATTAATAAAATTCCGGTTTTAGGTGGGAAGCTAGCTTCAACTGCTGAACGCTTGAAAGACAGTTTGAAATATCTAGTCGTTTCTGGTGTCTTCTTTGAGGAATTAGGCTTTAAATATTTAGGGCCAATTGATGGTCACGACTTTGAGGCGCTTGAAACGACTTTATCCTATGCTAAAAAAGTAAAAGGCCCAGTGCTTGTGCATGTCATTACGAAAAAAGGAAAAGGCTACAAACCAGCAGAAGACGATACAATCGGGAATTGGCATGGGACAGGGCCATATAAAATGGAGACAGGTGCCTTTGTTAAATCTGAAACAAAAGGTCCTGCGTGGAGTAGTTTAATCGCTGAAACTGTTCGTAAAATTGCACATGAAGATGAACGCATTGTGACGATTACGCCAGCGATGCCTGTTGGCTCAAAATTGCAAGGGATTCAAAAAGACTTTCCTAAACGCTTTTTTGATGTCGGCATAGCTGAACAACATGCCGCAACGATGGCTGCAGGTCTTGCTACTCAAAAAATGAAGCCGTTTTTAGCGATTTATTCAACGTTTTTACAGCGTGCATATGACCAAGTTCTACATGATATTGCGCGTCCAAATTTAAACGTTTTCATTGGGATTGATCGTGCTGGCTTAGTTGGTGCAGATGGTGAAACACACCAAGGCGTCTTTGATATAGCATTCCTTCGACATATTCCCAATATGACGATTATGATGCCAAAGGATGAGAATGAAGGTCAACATATGGTGAAAACAGCCATTGATTATAACGGCGGACCGATTGCCCTTCGTTATCCACGTGGAAATGGGATAGGCGTCCCACTCGATGAGGAGCTTATGGCTTTACCAATAGGTAGTTGGGAAGTGCTACGTGAGGGGAAAGATGCGACGATATTAACATTCGGCACAACTATTCCAATGGCAATGGAAGCAGCGCATATGCTCGCGCAACAAGGCGTAGAAATTGAAGTGGTGAATGCTCGCTTTATTAAGCCGATGGATGAGGACATGCTGCATCGTATATTTACTAGCAATAAACCAGTGCTAACGATTGAAGAAGCGGTATTACAGGGGGGCTTTGGTAGTGGCGTCTTGGAATTTGCACACGACCATAGTTATTTCACTGCAATCATTGATCGAATGGGTATTCCAGATCAATTTATTGAGCATGGAAACGTAGACCAACTGCTAGCGGAAATCCATATGACAGCAGAAGATACAGTAGCACGTATGCAAGTGTTACTACAACAAAAACAGCAAGTAGGTTTGAACAAATAA
- a CDS encoding TlyA family RNA methyltransferase, whose translation MTKQPKERVDILLVERGLCETREKAKRSIMAGLVFSNEIRIDKAGEKIAIDAPLQVKGSDLKYVSRGGLKLEKALQIFDMSVEGKLMLDIGSSTGGFTDCALQNGARHCYALDVGSNQLAWKIRSDERVTVMEKTNFRYTTAADLTEGLPEFATIDVSFISLSLILPVLKTVLMPGGDVMALVKPQFEAGKENVGKKGIVRDKKVHLDVLEKTAAMATEVGFVVKDASFSPITGGEGNIEFLFHLVNPIGDESIPPYTAFNALVEEAHSALK comes from the coding sequence ATGACAAAACAACCGAAAGAACGTGTAGACATTTTACTTGTAGAGCGTGGGCTCTGTGAGACGCGCGAGAAGGCAAAACGGTCCATTATGGCGGGTCTTGTCTTTTCTAATGAAATACGCATCGACAAAGCAGGAGAAAAAATTGCAATCGATGCACCGCTGCAAGTAAAAGGGTCAGATTTAAAATATGTGAGCCGTGGTGGCTTGAAACTAGAAAAAGCTTTGCAAATTTTTGATATGTCTGTAGAGGGGAAGCTGATGCTTGATATCGGCTCCTCTACAGGTGGTTTTACAGATTGTGCATTACAAAATGGTGCGCGACATTGTTATGCCTTAGATGTTGGCTCCAATCAGCTTGCGTGGAAAATTCGTTCAGATGAACGTGTAACAGTTATGGAAAAAACGAATTTCCGCTATACAACAGCGGCAGATTTAACGGAAGGTTTACCAGAGTTTGCTACAATCGATGTGAGCTTTATTTCACTATCATTGATTTTACCGGTACTAAAAACGGTTTTAATGCCAGGTGGGGATGTCATGGCGCTTGTTAAACCACAGTTTGAAGCAGGTAAAGAGAATGTTGGTAAAAAGGGTATCGTCCGTGATAAAAAAGTCCATCTCGATGTTCTAGAAAAAACCGCTGCTATGGCAACGGAGGTCGGCTTTGTTGTGAAGGATGCTTCTTTTTCGCCGATTACTGGCGGTGAGGGGAATATTGAATTTTTATTCCATTTAGTGAATCCTATAGGGGATGAAAGTATTCCACCATATACAGCTTTTAATGCACTCGTTGAAGAAGCGCATAGTGCACTAAAATAA
- the ahrC gene encoding transcriptional regulator AhrC/ArgR: MNKGQRHIRIRDIIANHEIETQDDLVDFLKDAGYNVTQATVSRDIKELHLVKVPLQDGRYKYSLPADQRFNPVQKLHRALADAFVSIDGASHFLVMKALPGNANAIASLLDHLDWPEILGTISGDDTILIICRDEAERENTKNRLLDML, encoded by the coding sequence ATGAATAAAGGGCAAAGACATATACGGATTCGTGATATTATTGCAAATCATGAAATTGAAACACAAGATGATTTAGTCGATTTTTTAAAGGATGCAGGCTATAATGTGACACAAGCAACGGTCTCACGTGATATTAAAGAACTGCACTTAGTAAAAGTACCTTTGCAGGATGGACGCTATAAATATAGCTTACCCGCAGACCAACGATTCAATCCAGTACAAAAATTACATCGTGCATTAGCGGATGCTTTTGTGAGCATTGACGGAGCATCCCATTTCTTAGTAATGAAAGCACTCCCAGGTAATGCAAATGCTATTGCGTCATTACTGGATCATTTAGATTGGCCTGAAATTTTAGGTACGATTTCAGGGGATGATACTATTTTAATTATTTGTCGCGATGAAGCCGAGCGAGAAAATACAAAAAATCGCTTATTGGACATGCTATAA
- the recN gene encoding DNA repair protein RecN, whose product MLRELSIRNFAIIEDLTVSFSDGLTVLTGETGAGKSIIIDAVHLLAGGRGNSEFIRHGAKKAELGGLFQISSTAHPVYKKLEEAGIEIEEDSIILRRDLNDSGKSVCRVNGKLVPLSVLRDIGASLIDIHGQHENQELMDEKQHIHLLDQFAEEQLSPILEQYSIQYNEYRALKKELATISIDEQLMAQRIDLYQFQMKELEDANLKLGEEDELLDERRRLMNFNKIFERSSAAYEAIQGETKGLDWIGTAMGALDDAAVIDEQFKEASESVTTAFYALQDAAYQVKNVLDELEFDPARLNEVEQRLALFQNLKRKYGSTVEEMLAYYEKIKTELSELLNRDEILQLKERKVLEMEVVLSEFAEKLSHVRKAAANDLSEAIMAELRELHMEKAKFIVNFDALPYFDVNGKDQVIFYISTNVGEPPKSLPKIASGGELSRMMLALKTIFSSSNGVTSIIFDEVDTGVSGRVAQAIAEKIAAISVNSQVLCISHLPQVAAMADHHYFIKKEVEHDRTFTSLAEIDTDARIEEVSRMMSGAEITDLTLQHATELLKMANERKKQMR is encoded by the coding sequence GTGTTAAGAGAGCTTAGTATTCGAAATTTTGCCATCATCGAGGATTTAACGGTTAGTTTTTCGGATGGTTTAACTGTACTAACAGGAGAAACTGGTGCTGGGAAATCCATTATTATTGATGCGGTACATTTACTTGCTGGTGGTAGAGGCAATTCAGAATTTATTCGTCATGGTGCTAAAAAAGCAGAGTTAGGCGGGTTGTTTCAAATTTCAAGCACTGCACATCCTGTATACAAGAAATTGGAGGAAGCAGGCATTGAAATAGAAGAAGATTCTATTATTTTACGCCGCGATTTAAATGACTCTGGTAAAAGTGTTTGTCGGGTAAATGGCAAATTGGTCCCTTTATCGGTTTTACGAGATATTGGTGCAAGTTTAATTGATATACATGGCCAACATGAAAATCAAGAACTAATGGATGAAAAACAACATATTCATTTATTGGATCAATTTGCAGAAGAGCAACTATCACCGATTCTTGAACAATATAGTATTCAATATAACGAATATCGGGCATTAAAAAAAGAATTAGCCACCATTTCTATTGATGAGCAGTTAATGGCGCAACGCATTGATTTGTACCAATTCCAAATGAAAGAATTGGAAGATGCAAATTTAAAGCTTGGTGAAGAAGATGAGCTGTTAGATGAACGTCGTCGTCTAATGAACTTTAATAAAATTTTCGAACGCTCGAGTGCTGCCTATGAAGCAATTCAGGGAGAGACAAAAGGGCTTGACTGGATCGGTACAGCGATGGGCGCATTAGATGATGCGGCGGTCATCGATGAACAGTTTAAAGAGGCATCTGAGTCGGTAACAACTGCTTTTTACGCTTTACAGGATGCCGCCTATCAGGTAAAAAATGTATTAGACGAGTTAGAATTTGATCCTGCGCGATTAAATGAAGTGGAGCAACGCTTGGCACTTTTCCAAAACTTAAAGCGCAAATACGGCTCCACTGTTGAAGAAATGCTCGCCTATTATGAGAAGATTAAAACAGAGCTTAGTGAGCTTTTGAATCGTGATGAAATATTGCAATTAAAAGAACGAAAAGTACTTGAAATGGAAGTAGTATTAAGTGAATTTGCTGAAAAACTTTCGCATGTTCGAAAAGCAGCAGCCAATGATTTAAGCGAGGCTATTATGGCAGAGCTACGTGAATTACATATGGAAAAAGCAAAATTTATTGTAAATTTTGATGCTTTACCTTACTTTGATGTCAATGGTAAAGACCAAGTGATCTTTTATATTTCAACGAATGTCGGGGAACCACCGAAATCTTTACCGAAAATTGCTTCAGGTGGGGAATTGTCGCGTATGATGTTAGCATTAAAAACGATTTTTTCTTCTTCCAATGGTGTAACATCCATTATTTTTGACGAAGTGGATACTGGCGTAAGCGGTCGCGTAGCGCAAGCAATCGCTGAAAAAATTGCAGCTATTTCTGTTAATTCTCAAGTTTTGTGTATTTCGCATTTACCTCAAGTGGCGGCGATGGCTGACCATCATTACTTCATTAAAAAAGAGGTTGAACATGATCGGACATTTACTTCTTTAGCAGAAATCGATACAGATGCTCGTATTGAAGAAGTGAGCAGAATGATGTCAGGTGCAGAAATTACCGATTTAACTTTACAGCATGCGACAGAATTGTTAAAGATGGCAAACGAACGAAAAAAACAAATGCGCTAA
- a CDS encoding SpoIVB peptidase S55 domain-containing protein, with protein sequence MNRRWRQFVILPMLIVLLFMPIQAFAAKKLIPMGEAIGIQLQLSHVFVAHDVLLASNQWMKGGAVIEKINDTTVKTLADAKQAIARHGQQKWTIKSEGKALTVDLQKQEAEHVISFLKDETDGVGTLTYIDPETLNYGALGHQIVDSTLQEAPVFRAGSIFLASIHQIRKSLPGQPGYKISSIEKHQERLGSIDKNTVYGIFGRWEDSYQQRLPKAIEIMHAKDIKLGKAEIYTAIEGSKVETFSIEITKVENERLEFIVSDEKLIEKTGGILQGMSGSPIIQDGRFVGAVTHMFVEEPKKGAAITVAEMLRKSS encoded by the coding sequence ATGAATCGTCGTTGGCGTCAATTTGTCATTTTGCCTATGCTCATCGTTTTGTTATTTATGCCCATTCAGGCTTTTGCGGCCAAAAAATTAATACCGATGGGTGAAGCAATTGGAATTCAGCTTCAATTATCACATGTCTTTGTTGCGCATGATGTGTTATTAGCTTCCAATCAGTGGATGAAAGGAGGCGCCGTTATCGAAAAAATAAATGATACAACGGTAAAAACACTTGCTGATGCCAAGCAAGCCATTGCTCGCCATGGGCAACAAAAATGGACGATAAAAAGTGAAGGTAAAGCATTAACAGTTGACTTACAAAAGCAAGAAGCAGAACATGTCATCTCTTTTTTAAAGGATGAAACAGATGGAGTAGGGACATTGACATACATTGATCCAGAGACATTAAATTACGGAGCATTAGGCCACCAGATTGTCGACTCAACTCTCCAAGAAGCACCTGTCTTCCGAGCAGGCTCCATTTTCTTAGCATCCATTCATCAAATCCGTAAAAGCCTACCTGGTCAACCCGGCTATAAAATTTCCTCCATTGAAAAACATCAGGAACGATTAGGGAGTATTGATAAAAATACGGTTTATGGAATTTTTGGCCGATGGGAAGATAGCTATCAACAAAGATTGCCCAAAGCCATCGAAATTATGCATGCAAAAGATATAAAATTGGGGAAGGCTGAAATTTATACAGCTATTGAAGGAAGTAAAGTCGAAACATTTTCCATTGAAATTACAAAAGTTGAAAATGAACGGCTTGAATTTATCGTTTCTGACGAAAAGCTTATTGAAAAAACAGGTGGCATTTTACAAGGTATGAGTGGTAGTCCCATCATACAAGATGGTCGTTTCGTTGGTGCTGTCACACATATGTTTGTTGAGGAGCCGAAAAAAGGGGCTGCTATTACAGTGGCAGAAATGTTAAGAAAATCTTCATAA
- the spo0A gene encoding sporulation transcription factor Spo0A: MTKVKVAIADDNRELLKTMEHYFQGHPEIEIIATASNGKVCLQMLEEYTPDILLLDIIMPHLDGLAVLEAMYQNDRMSSIQVIMLTAFGQEDVMKQAVDLGASYFMLKPFEFDQLVQKILHCAGQKASIPKKASVLQPTTPQKLNQHQLDSTITAIIKEIGVPAHIKGYSYLREAIQMVFEDIELLGSVTKILYPEIAKKFNTTPSRVERAIRHAIEVAWNRGNYESISSMFGYTVHHLKSKPTNSEFIAMIADKIRIDMMAS, translated from the coding sequence ATGACAAAGGTAAAAGTGGCGATAGCAGATGATAATCGAGAATTATTAAAAACAATGGAGCATTATTTTCAAGGACATCCCGAAATTGAAATAATTGCAACGGCCTCGAATGGGAAAGTATGTCTTCAAATGCTTGAAGAATACACACCTGATATTTTATTACTGGATATAATTATGCCTCATCTAGATGGATTAGCAGTATTGGAAGCGATGTATCAAAATGATCGTATGTCTTCGATACAAGTCATTATGCTCACAGCATTTGGTCAAGAAGATGTAATGAAACAGGCAGTGGATTTAGGAGCATCGTACTTTATGCTAAAACCATTTGAATTCGACCAGCTTGTCCAAAAAATATTACATTGTGCTGGCCAAAAGGCTTCTATACCGAAAAAGGCGAGTGTATTACAGCCGACAACTCCTCAAAAATTAAATCAGCATCAGCTTGATAGCACCATTACAGCGATTATTAAAGAAATTGGCGTACCTGCTCATATTAAAGGTTACTCGTATTTACGGGAAGCGATACAAATGGTGTTTGAAGATATCGAGTTATTAGGGTCTGTGACTAAAATTCTTTATCCAGAAATAGCAAAGAAATTCAATACAACACCGTCACGTGTAGAACGTGCAATTCGTCATGCCATTGAAGTCGCATGGAATCGTGGCAATTACGAGTCCATTTCGTCGATGTTTGGCTACACCGTACACCACTTAAAGTCGAAACCGACAAATAGCGAATTTATCGCCATGATTGCGGACAAGATTCGTATTGATATGATGGCGAGTTAA
- a CDS encoding ABC transporter ATP-binding protein, which translates to MSHIELVKISKTYQKKQAVLNEINLTINKGEFFVLVGPSGSGKSTLLRMIAGLEEISEGILKMNGKIVNHIPPKDRNLSMVFQNYALYPHLSVEQNILFGLQAKKVKKQERQRRLYEAAEMMGLIELLERKPRELSGGQRQRVALARAIVSQSPLCLMDEPLSNLDAKLRANMRVEIRRLQKKLGMTMIYVTHDQVEAMTMGDRIMVLNDGEIQQVGKPITLYNEPANLFVASFIGSPKMNLGKAILSEEGKQLVVEGHLHLDISSLFGEELPPNRQFTIGIRAEHLLPGTIENTNYLLEAVNVEQLGNETSIAFEVGAELWTARWSGQWFIKIGQKVPVQILPENLLFFDSVTGNLIHSVSQGRVQEVLTTCV; encoded by the coding sequence ATGAGCCATATTGAGTTAGTTAAGATTTCAAAGACGTACCAAAAAAAGCAAGCTGTATTGAATGAAATCAATTTAACAATTAACAAAGGTGAGTTCTTTGTCCTTGTTGGACCTTCTGGGTCTGGAAAGAGTACGTTACTTAGAATGATTGCAGGTCTTGAGGAAATTTCTGAAGGTATATTGAAAATGAACGGTAAAATTGTAAATCATATTCCACCAAAAGATCGGAATTTATCAATGGTTTTCCAAAATTATGCCTTATATCCGCATCTTTCTGTAGAACAAAACATTCTATTTGGTTTACAGGCAAAAAAAGTGAAGAAACAAGAGCGACAAAGAAGATTATATGAAGCCGCGGAAATGATGGGATTAATTGAATTGTTGGAACGTAAACCAAGAGAGTTATCCGGAGGTCAAAGGCAACGTGTAGCACTAGCGCGAGCGATTGTAAGTCAATCACCATTATGTTTAATGGATGAACCACTTTCAAATTTGGATGCAAAGTTGCGTGCGAATATGCGTGTGGAAATTCGTAGATTGCAAAAAAAGTTAGGAATGACAATGATTTATGTTACCCATGACCAAGTAGAAGCGATGACAATGGGAGACAGAATAATGGTCTTAAACGATGGGGAAATTCAACAAGTTGGAAAACCAATTACGCTTTATAACGAACCAGCTAATTTATTTGTAGCTTCTTTTATCGGTTCTCCAAAGATGAATTTGGGAAAAGCGATTCTTTCAGAAGAGGGCAAGCAATTAGTAGTTGAAGGTCATCTTCATCTAGACATAAGTTCTTTATTTGGGGAGGAACTACCTCCAAATAGACAGTTTACGATTGGCATTCGAGCTGAGCATCTACTGCCAGGAACAATTGAAAACACAAACTATCTTTTGGAAGCGGTGAATGTAGAACAATTAGGGAATGAAACATCAATAGCATTTGAAGTTGGTGCTGAGTTATGGACGGCTAGGTGGTCTGGACAATGGTTCATCAAAATAGGACAAAAAGTGCCAGTACAAATATTGCCAGAAAATCTATTATTCTTTGATTCGGTAACTGGCAATTTAATTCACTCAGTTTCTCAAGGTAGAGTACAAGAGGTTTTAACAACATGCGTATGA
- a CDS encoding carbohydrate ABC transporter permease — MEQVKKKIRMNNFYKGMLFLLPSIILFSVFLFYPLFRTIYLSFFLTKASGDTTIFVGLENYVNMFASPLFLKSMKSTFLFVFYTVPTTIIISLFLAVIANEKLKGIGFFRTIFSSTMGVSVAAASVLWLYLFNPTMGLFNQILDVFGFEVIGWLTDPKWALLAVSATTIWMNIGFTFLILFSGLQSIDSSLYESAEIEGAGYFYKLRRITIPMLSPTLFFVITVTIINAFQSFGQIDILTQGGPVNETNLLVYSIYREAFVNYRFGSASAQAIVLFILILLMTLLQFKLGERKVHYQ; from the coding sequence ATGGAGCAAGTTAAAAAGAAAATCCGAATGAACAATTTTTATAAAGGGATGTTGTTTTTATTACCTTCTATTATTTTGTTTAGTGTTTTCTTGTTTTATCCTCTGTTTCGGACTATCTATTTAAGCTTTTTCTTAACGAAAGCAAGCGGTGATACGACTATATTTGTTGGGCTCGAAAACTATGTGAATATGTTCGCCTCACCTCTTTTTTTGAAAAGCATGAAATCTACGTTTTTATTTGTCTTCTATACGGTGCCCACTACCATCATTATTAGTTTGTTCCTTGCTGTAATAGCCAATGAAAAACTTAAAGGAATTGGCTTCTTTCGAACGATTTTTTCCTCCACTATGGGAGTATCAGTTGCCGCAGCTTCTGTATTATGGTTGTATCTGTTTAATCCGACGATGGGGTTATTTAACCAAATACTCGATGTCTTTGGGTTTGAAGTCATTGGATGGCTAACAGATCCAAAATGGGCACTTCTTGCTGTCTCTGCTACAACAATTTGGATGAACATAGGTTTTACCTTTTTAATTTTATTTAGTGGGTTGCAATCGATTGATTCATCTTTATATGAAAGTGCTGAGATTGAAGGAGCAGGTTATTTCTATAAATTGCGTAGAATAACAATTCCAATGCTGTCACCCACGTTATTCTTTGTAATTACTGTAACAATTATTAATGCATTTCAATCGTTTGGGCAAATTGATATCTTAACACAGGGCGGACCAGTAAATGAAACGAATTTACTTGTTTACTCGATTTATCGAGAGGCTTTTGTAAATTATAGGTTTGGTTCAGCAAGTGCACAAGCCATTGTGCTGTTCATTTTAATCTTATTAATGACATTATTACAATTTAAGCTAGGTGAAAGGAAGGTACATTACCAATGA
- a CDS encoding carbohydrate ABC transporter permease, with protein MTMSTSKKVIFYVILILSALLLAGPMILAFVMSLMTNQDILTGSIPTALTVDNYSRAFERTPLLSYLINSLLVSIVIMLGQLLLSSLAAYAFVFLEFKGRDLLFYIFIATLMVPFEVSVIPNFHLIRDLDWIDSYAGLTIPFFATAFGTFLLRQNFKQIPKELREASQIAGIGDVKYYLTVVLPVAKSSLVTFGIYGFLSSWNMYLWPLLATTNDKVRTVQIGLKQLQTQEQVNEWGVIMAGAVIVIIPTLILLFFGQKKLQKGITEGALK; from the coding sequence ATGACAATGTCTACCAGCAAAAAAGTCATTTTTTATGTCATTCTCATCCTTTCAGCTTTACTGTTAGCAGGACCTATGATTTTGGCATTTGTAATGAGCTTGATGACTAATCAAGATATTTTAACCGGTAGCATACCGACTGCACTCACCGTTGATAATTATAGTCGAGCATTTGAACGTACACCTTTACTTAGTTATTTAATAAATAGTTTATTAGTGTCAATTGTTATTATGCTGGGACAACTACTGTTATCAAGTTTAGCAGCTTATGCCTTTGTTTTTTTAGAGTTCAAAGGGAGAGATTTATTATTCTATATTTTTATTGCAACTTTAATGGTTCCTTTTGAGGTTTCGGTTATTCCTAATTTTCATTTAATCCGTGATTTAGATTGGATTGATTCTTATGCAGGGTTGACTATCCCTTTCTTTGCAACAGCTTTTGGAACCTTCTTGCTAAGACAAAACTTTAAACAAATACCTAAGGAATTAAGGGAGGCAAGTCAAATTGCCGGTATAGGTGATGTTAAATATTATCTAACAGTTGTATTACCAGTTGCAAAGTCTAGTTTAGTGACATTCGGGATATATGGATTTTTATCCTCGTGGAACATGTACTTATGGCCACTCTTAGCCACAACAAATGACAAGGTACGTACTGTACAAATCGGTTTGAAGCAATTACAGACCCAAGAGCAGGTAAATGAATGGGGTGTTATCATGGCAGGCGCAGTGATTGTCATTATTCCAACATTAATCTTATTGTTCTTTGGACAAAAGAAGCTTCAAAAAGGGATAACGGAAGGTGCATTGAAGTAA